In Rhizobium glycinendophyticum, the DNA window CGCCGAAGGCAAAGCCGGGGCGCAAGCGCCGGACCTGTTCGGCAAAGGCAATCGCATCGGCGCGCGAATGCCGCCGCTTCATGCGCTTCAGGATCATGTCGTCGCCATGCTGCAGCGATAGATGCAGATGCGGCATGAAACGCGGCTCATCGGCAATCAGGTCGAAGAGATGGCTGTCTGCCTCGATGCTGTCGATCGAGGAGAGGCGCAGGCGCAGGATTTCCGGCACCTGCTTGAGCAGTGTCTTGGCGAGAAGGCCGAGCGTCGGATTGCCGGGCAGGTCGGCGCCATAACTCGTCGCATCCACGCCGGTCAGCACCACCTCGCGATAGCCGTTTTCGACGAGCTTGCGCGCCTGCTCGACGACGGCGCCCATCGGCACGGAACGTGAATTTCCGCGGCCAAAGGGGATGATGCAGAAGGTGCAGCGGTGATCGCAGCCGTTCTGCACCTGCAGGAAGCCGCGTACATGACCATCGATATGCGCCACCATCTGCGGCGCCGTCTCGGTCACGCTCATGATGTCGTTGACGGCCACCTTTTCTTCCGCCGAGACGCCAAAATCCGGCAGGCGGCGATAGTGTTCGGCCTTGAGCTTTTCCTCATTGCCGAGGACAGCGTCGACCTCGGGCATATCAGCGAAGTTTTGTGCTTCCGTCTGGGCGGCGCAGCCGGTCACGATGATACGGGCTTCCGGGTTCTCCCGGCGCGCACGTCGGATCGCCTGGCGGGCCTGGCGCACGGCCTCCGAGGTGACCGCACAGGTGTTGACGAGGATCGCGTTTTCGAGGCCGGCCTTGGCGGCTTCGGCCTTCATGACCTCGGATTCATAGGTGTTCAGGCGACAGCCGAAGGTGATGACCTCGACGGCGCCTTTTTGCTCAGACGTCACGGGGTGGCGGCCTCTGCCTGCCCGCTCTCGTCACGCTGCCAGTCCCCGGTCGTAGGATTAACCGTGCCGGACCATTCCCATTCGGCGGGACCGGTCATTACGACCTTGTCATCTGGTCGCCAGTCGATGGTCAGCGTGCCGCGATTGGGGCTCGACGCCACCGTGATCGTCACCTTGCGCTCGGTGCGGCCGGTACGAGCCGCAGAGACGCCGGCGGCACAGGCGGCAGAGCCGCAGGCGAGCGTCAGGCCGGCGCCGCGTTCCCAGGTACGCGTCACCATGGATGTCTTCGAGGTCACCTGGGCCAGGGTGATATTGGCCTTTTCCGGGAAGATCGGATGGTTTTCCAGGAGCGGCCCAAAGCGTTCCAGATCATAGGTCATCGGATCGCGATCGACCCAGAAAACGGCATGCGGATTGCCCATCGACATGGCCGAGGGCGAATGCAGGATCGGCGCGTCGATCGGGCCGATCTGCAGCTCGATGCGGCTGGTGTCGTGGAATTCTTCAGACAGCGGGATCTTGTCCCAGGCAAAGACCGGCTTACCCATGTCGACGGAGATCGTCCCGTCCTGATGCTCGACGGCGTTGAGGATGCCGGCGATGGTCTGGAAGGTGAAGCTCTTGCGACCTGTTTCGCTGGCCAGTGCCTGTACCACGCAGCGCGTGCCATTGCCGCAGGCCTGCGCCTTCGAGCCATCGCAGTTCAGGATGTCGATATAGGCGTCGGTGCCGTCGAGCTTCGGATCGTGGATCGCCATGATCTGGTCAAAGACGGTCGCGGGATCGGCGGCGAGCGCAATCGCGGCAGCCGGCGTCACCCGGTCGGTGCGACCGCGCATGTCGACGACCAGGATCTTGTTGCCAAGCCCGTTCATCCTCGCGAATTCGACCCGATCCGACATCGTCACTCCAGCAAGCTGCATTTTCAGCCTATATGGCGGAAATGCAAGCGAATTACCAGTAGAGCGGCCAAAACCACGCGTGCATGGTCAACGCCATGGTTCGGTTACCTCAAGCCATTCCCGGGTTCGCGCCTCAGGATCGGCATGCAAGGTAATGTCTGTCACCACCGCCGCACTGTCAGCACCTGCCGCAAAGACGCCGGGTAGCCGGTCGGGACGAAGACCACCGATCGCGACCAGGGGCAGGGGCCTGATCCTTTCCTTCCACACCGTCAGCCGTTCCAGACCCTGCGGCGCCCAGGGCATTTTTTTCAGGACCGTCGGATAGACGGGGCCGAGAGCGACATAGTCAGGCTTGGCAGCCAGCGCCGTTTCGAGCTCGGCCTTTTCATGGGTCGAGAGGCCGAGCTTCAGGCCTGCGCTGCGGATGGCTGCGAGGTCTGCCGTTGCCAGATCCTCCTGGCCGAGATGGATAAAGCCGCAGGCCTCGTCGATGGCGATCTGCCAGTAGTCGTTGACGATGAGGTGGCAGCCGTGGTCGGCGCAGCATTGCCGGGCGCGGCGGATGTGCTGGCGAAGCACGCTTTCCTCGGCGTCCTTCATCCGCAGCTGCACCAGCTTGACCCCCAGCGGCACCAGCCGCTCGATCCAGTCTGCATTGTCCACGATGAGGTAGAAGGGATCGAGCTTCATACGAAGACCCCCTTTCCGATGACGGGTGTTGACGGTACCGCCATGTCGCGCGGTTCCAGCATACCGGCTTGACGGGCGATTTGTCCTGCCTCGATCGCCTTGGCAAAAGCCTCTGCCATCGCGGCCGGATCACCGGCCGAGGCAACAGCGGTGTTGAGCAACACGGCGTCATAGCCAAGCTCCATCACTGTTGTCGCATGGGAGGGGCGACCGATGCCGGCATCGACGATCAGCGGCACGTCGCGAAATTCCGCCCGCATGGATTTGAGCGCCGGCAGATTCTGCGGGCCCATGGCACTGCCAATCGGCGCGCACCATGGCATCAGAACACGGCATCCGGCGGCGAGCAGCTTTTCCCCGACCACCAGATCGTCTGTCGTGTAGGGGAAAACCTCGAAGCCCTCGGAACCGAGGATCTTCGCCGCTTCCACGAGTTCGAAAACGTCAGGCTGCAGCGTGTCGTGATGGCCGATCACCTCAAGCTTGATCCAGGTAGTGCTGAAGACCTCGCGCGCCATCTTTGCCGTCAGCACCGCCTCTCGGGCGCTGTGGCAGCCGGCGGTGTTGGGCAGGACATGCACACCGAGATCGCGGATCAGCTGGAAGAAGGCCCCGCCCGCCTTGCCGCCTGCGGTCTCCCGGCGCAGCGAGACAGTGACGATCTCGGTCTTCGAGCGCCGAACGGCTTCGGCCAGGATCGCAGGCGAGGGGTAGCGCGCGGTGCCGAGCAAGAGGCGCGAGGAGACTGCCTTGCCATAGAGTTCCAGGGCCATCTCAGCCTCCCTGCATGGGCGAAAGGATCTCGATCCGATCGCCCTCCTTCAAGTGATGCGTGGATCGCTCCTCGCGATGAACCAGCTCGCCATTGACGGCGGTTGCCAGCCAGTCGCCCTCGTAGTCGAGCTTTGCGAGCAGATCGGCCAGATTACCGGCATCGAGCTCCAGGGCTTCTCCGTTGACGGTGAGCTTCATGCGGTCCTCCTTCGCTCAGAAGCGTCCAACTTCGTCAGCCTTTCCGCCGCCTCGCGCGCCAGGGCCGGTGCCAGCAGAAAGCCGTGGCGGTGCATACCGGCCACTGCCAGGCCTTCGGAGGTGTCGATAAGGCGGGGCACATTGTCCGGGAAAGCCGGGCGGATGCCGGTGCCGGTTTCCACGATGCGCGCCTCGGCAAAGGCCGGGTGCAGCGCATAGGCGGTGTTGAGCAGCTCCATCATCGAGCGCGCGGTGATCGGCCCGTCGTCGTCAGTCTCGATCATGGTCGCGCCCAGCATGAACAGTCCGTTGCCGCGCGGCACGATGTAGAGGGGGTGGCGGGGATGCAGGAGGCGCACGGGACGGGAGAGGGCAACATCGCCTGTTTCCAGATAGAGCATCTCTCCGCGCACACCGCGTAATCCTTCGATCTCGCCGATCGCCTGTGGTCCCCGGCAATCGACGGTCGTTGAATAGCCTACAGCCTCGTCCGCCTCCTCCCCAAAGCGGAAGGAAACACCGAGCCTCCGTGCGGCTTCATACAGACCCCGCAAGGCCTGGCGTGGATGAAGATGCGCCTCCTCTGAAAAGAAGAGGCCGGTGCCGAAACAGCCTTTGAGATCCGGCTCAAGCTCTGCGATCTCGTCCGCGCCCAGCCAGCGATGGCCGCGCGTGCGGGTCGCAAAGCGCTTGAGGTCGGCGAGATCGCGGGGATTAGCCAGCACAAGCGTGCCCCGGCGCTGGACGAGACCCGGCACGGCCTCGTCCCACCAGTCGGCAGCGGCAAGACCCGATGTCAGCACGATCTCTTCCGCCGCCTCCCGCTCGCAATAGGGGGCGAGCATGCCGCCCGCCCAATGGGAGGCGCCAAGCCCGATATCGGCCCGGCGCTCCACGACCTCGACGGCGATACCCCTGCGCGCCAGTTCCAGCGCCGTCGCCAGCCCCGCGACACCGGCGCCCTTCACCAGAACGGTCATGGCCGCTCTCCCGTTTCGAGCGCTGCGACCTCGTCCGCCGTCATGTAGAGATCGCCGCCGGCGCGGTATTTCTCCGCCATGGCGGTCAGGCCCTCCTTCTGGGCCTCGGCGCGGATGTCATGCGAGATGCGCATCGAGCAGAATTTCGGCCCGCACATCGAGCAGAAATGCGCCACCTTGTGCGCCTCCTTCGGCAGCGTCTCGTCATGCATGGAGCGCGCCGTTTCCGGGTCGAGCGACAGGTTGAACTGGTCTTCCCAGCGGAATTCGAAGCGGGCGCGGGAAAGCGCATCGTCGCGCAGCTGCGCTGCCGGATGCCCCTTGGCGAGGTCGGCGGCATGGGCCGCAATCTTGTAGGTGATGACGCCGGTCTTCACGTCGTCGCGGTCGGGCAGACCCAGATGCTCCTTCGGCGTCACATAGCAGAGCATCGCCGTACCGAACCAGCCGATCATCGCCGCCCCGATGCCGGAGGTGATGTGGTCGTAGCCGGGTGCAATATCCGTCGTCAGCGGCCCCAGCGTATAGAAGGGGGCCTCGCCGCAGGTCTTCAGCTGCTTGTCCATGTTCTCCTTGATCTTGTGCATGGGAACATGGCCGGGGCCTTCGATCATCACCTGGCAATCCTTCTCCCAGGCAATCTTGGTCAGCTCACCCAGCGTCTCCAGTTCGGCAAACTGGGCGGCATCATTGGCATCGGCGATCGAGCCGGGGCGCAAGCCATCGCCCAGCGAGAAGGAGACATCATAAGCGCGGCAGATGTCGCAGATCTCCTCGAAATGCTCGTAGAGGAAGCTCTCCTTGTGATGATGCAGACACCACTTGGCCATAATCGAACCACCGCGCGAAACGATGCCGGTCACGCGGTTGACGGTCAGCGGGATGTAATGCAGCCGCACGCCGGCATGGATGGTGAAGTAGTCGACGCCCTGTTCGGCCTGCTCGATCAGCGTGTCGCGATAGACCTCCCAGGTCAGGTCTTCGGCGATGCCGCCGACCTTTTCCAGCGCTTGGTAGAGCGGCACGGTGCCGATCGGCACGGGTGAATTGCGCAGGATCCAGTCGCGGATGTTGTGAATGTTGCGGCCGGTCGAGAGATCCATGACCGTATCGGCCCCCCAGCGAATCGCCCAGACCATCTTCTCGACTTCCTCGGCCATGGAAGAGGTGACGGCGGAATTTCCGATATTGGCGTTGATCTTCACCAGGAAGTTCCGGCCGATGATCATCGGCTCCAGTTCGGGATGATTGATGTTGGCCGGGATGATCGCCCGGCCCGAGGCGATCTCCTGGCGGACGAATTCCGGCGTCACGTGATCGGGGATCGCGGCGCCGAAACTCTCGCCGTCGCGGACAAGCGCTTCCCTTGCAGCCTTCCGGCCAAGGTTTTCGCGGATCGCCACATATTCCATTTCCGGCGTGATGATGCCGGCGCGGGCATAGGCAAGCTGGGTCACCGCCTTGCCGCCTGTTGCGCGCAGTGGACGATGATTCACGGGAAACATCGGAGTCAGCTTATCGGCCGAGACGAAGCCGTTGTCCTCGGGCTTCACGGCACGCCCGTCATAGGCCTCGACATCCCCGCGTGCCTCCACCCAGGCTATCCGGTGCCGGGCAAGCCCCTGGTCGATGGCGATGGTCGCCTGCGGGTCGGTATAGGGGCCTGATGCGTCATAGACATTTACGGGCGGTTCGCCGGAGGTCGGGTGCAGCGCGATCTGGCGCAGGGGCACGCGAATGTCAGGGTGCATGTCCCCTGCCAACAAGATCTTGGTCGAAGCGGGTAGTGGCCCGGTGGTGACGTCGGGCTTTGAGAAGTTAGGGGCAATGTTCATCGTGGAGCTCCAAGTGTTCAGGTTGGAGACCCAGTCATGTCAGCCGGAATGATGGAAAGACGCCACGGGATTCGGGTTTTCGAATCGTCGTTTTGCAGCGCTTGCACCGTCCCTACGCCAGTATGAACTGGATCAGGTTCAACGGGTCACCGCGCTGCCATGGTCCTTAGCGGGATTGGCGTAGCGATATCTCAGCCCCTTGTCGGGACACCCCTGGTGAATGCGTGAAGTGTGGTCAAAAGCGGTCCCGCTGTCAACGCGGGAGGTAACATTCAGGCGCCGGCGCGCGGCACCTCGAACTGCTGGCCTGGTCGCAATCCCTTGAAGCGGTCATTGCCGATACCCGCTGCCGACATGGCGGTCACAAGCGCCTTCGGCGGATCGTCGATCCCTTCATTGGTCAGCTGGAAGGTGCCGAAATGGTGGCCGATGCCGAAGGATGCACCGCTCAAGCGGAAGCCTTCGATCGCCTCTTCCGGGTTCTGATGTTGCGCCTTCATGAACCAGCGAGGCTCATAGGCACCGATCGGCATGATCGCGAGCCTGATGTCGCCGTGCTTGGCCTTGAGCTCGCGATAATGCTTGCCCTCGGCATAGCCGGTGTCGCCGATATGGTAGATCTTGCCGCCCGGTGTCTCCAGAACGAAGGCCGCCCAGAGCGCCATGCGACGGTCGCCCATACCGCGCGCCGACCAGTGGTGGCAGGGCTCGCAATGAATGGTGACGTCGTTGCCAATCTCGATCCGGTCACCCCAGTCCATGACGTCAGCCTCCAACCGAGGCACGTCGCTGCGAATGATCGTGTCGTTTCCGAGCGGCGTGACGAGGCGCGGGCTGTCGCGCTCGATCAGTCGCTTCAGGGTCGCGATGTCGAGATGGTCGTAGTGGTTGTGCGTGACGATCACGATGTCGATCTTCGGCACATCGTCGAAAGCGACACCCGGCGGATTGTTGCGCTTCGGTCCGGCAAACGAGACGGGGCTTGCCCGTTCCGACCAGACCGGATCGGTCAGGATGTTGAGCCCCGCCGTCTGGATGAGAAGCGTTGCATGGCCGACCATGGTGACGACCAGTCGGCTCCCTTCGACACGCGGCTCCGGCCTGGTCGTAACGAAATCGGCCGCAGCCACGGCCTTCGGCCAGTCTATCTTGCCGCCGCCGAGCTGCCAGCGCAGGAGATCGGTGAAGCCACGGGGCTCTTCGCCGCCCGGGTTGAAGAACACCTTGCCGTCGAAATGATCCGAGATCGGACCGGTGTAATAGCGATTGCCCGCCTGTGCTTCGCGCAAGCCGAGACCTCCGATTGCAGCGGCGACGAGCCCGAAGCCTGACCATTTGAAAAAACTGCGTCTGTTCATGGCTCACCCATATGTGGTTCTGCCGTTTCTACGGCAATAGGCGTGGCGCGGATTGTCGGATGGCCGCGATCTCCCCGGAAATCGGGACTTCGCTTGACTTCCCGGGTGTTTTCCTGTTTATCCGCCGCAATCTGCGAAGAGACGAGAACTCCGAGCCGCCGACCGGGACCCGAAAAGGTGTAAAGAGATCCCGGAGGTCAACACCCGACAGCGCGATGCGCCCTCGGGTGCTTTTTGGCTTTGCGTCTTGTTTTCCGCGTGGAGAAGACCGAGGTTTGGGTTTCCCCGAACCATGCAAGGAAGAGCCGATGTTTGAAAACCTCCAGGACCGTCTTGGATCCATTCTGAATGGACTGACCGGCCGTGGCGCACTGTCCGAGGCGGATGTCTCGGCTGCTCTGCGCGAGGTCCGTCGTGCCCTTCTCGAGGCCGACGTCGCTCTCGAAGTCGTCCGCTCCTTCACCGACAAGGTCCGCGAAAAGGCCGTCGGTGCCGCCGTTCTGAAGTCGATCAAACCCGGGCAGATGGTCGTCAAGATCGTCCATGACGAGCTGGTCGAAATGCTCGGCACCGAAGGGGTGTCGATCGACCTCAACGCACCGGCCCCCGTCGTAATCATGATGGTCGGTCTGCAGGGTTCTGGTAAGACGACCACCACGGGCAAGATCGCCAAGCGTCTGACCGATCGCGAGAAGAAGAAGGTCCTGATGGCCTCGCTCGACACGCGTCGGCCGGCCGCCCAGGAACAGCTTCGTCAGCTCGGCGTCCAGACCGGCATCGATACGCTGCCGGTGATCGCCGGCCAGTCGCCGACCGATATCGCATCGCGTGCTGTGCAAGCGGCCAAGCTCGGCGGCCATGACGTGGTCATCCTCGACACCGCCGGCCGTACGCATATCGACGAGCCGCTGATGATCGAGATGGCCGAGATCAAGTCTCGCGCCAAGCCGCATGAAATCCTGCTCGTCGCCGACTCGCTCACCGGGCAGGACGCCGTCAATCTGGCGCGCAATTTCGACGAACGCGTCGGCATCACCGGCCTCGTTCTGACCCGCATGGACGGCGATGGCCGTGGCGGTGCGGCGCTCTCGATGCGTGCCGTCACCGGCAAGCCGATCAAGCTGATCGGCGTCGGCGAAAAGATGACGGAGCTCGACGAGTTCCACCCCCGCCGTATCGCTGACCGCATTCTCGGCATGGGCGACATTGTCTCGCTGGTCGAGAAGGCCGCCGAGAATATCGATGCGGAAAAAGCCCGCGCCATGGCCGAGAAGATGGCCAAGGGCAAGTTCGACCTCAACGACCTGGCCGAGCAGATCAAGCAGATGCAGGCCATGGGCGGCATGGGCGGGATCATGGGCATGATGCCGGGCATGGCGGGCATGAAGGACAAGATTTCCGCCGCCGGCCTCGACGACAAGGTCTTCAAGCGCCAGCTCGCCATCATCTCCTCGATGACCAAGGCCGAGCGCGCCAATCCGGACATGCTGAAGCATTCCCGCAAGAAGCGCATCGCGGCCGGCTCCGGCACGGATGCTGCCGACATCAATAAGCTTTTGAAGATGCATCGCCAGATGGCCGACATGATGAAGGCCATGGGCGGCAAAGGCAAAGGCGGCATGATGAAGCAGATGATGGGCGGCCTGGCCTCGAAAATGGGCCTCGGCGGCATGGTTGGCGGCATGGGCATGCCGGATCTGTCAAAAATGGATCCGAAGCAGCTCGAAGCGCTGGCCAAGCAGGCGGAAGCCGCCGGCATGAAGCCGGGCGGCCTGCCCGGTCTCGGTGGCGGCGGTCTGCCGGGCCTTGGTGGAGCGAAGCTTCCCGGCCTGGGCGGCGGTGGTTTCCCGGGCCTTCCCGGCCTGCCGAAGAAGAAGTGAGAGGGCGCCGATGATTGATCCGTCCGTCAAGGAGCAGCTTTCCGGCTATCGCCAGTCGATCGACAACATCGACGCGGCGCTGGTCCACATGCTGGCGGAACGCTTCCGCTGCACCAAGGCTGTCGGCGTGCTGAAGGCCACACACGAATTGCCGCCCGCCGATCCGGCGCGCGAGGAATACCAGATTTCCCGCCTGCGCCGTCTGGCCCAGGATGCCAATCTGGATCCGGATTTCGCCGAGAAGTTCCTGAACTTCATCATCAAGGAAGTCATCCGGCATCATGAAGCCATTGCCGCCGAACATGGCGGTGTCACCGAAAAGACCGCCTGACGGCGGCCTCAACAAGAATAGGGTTCGCTGCGGCGGCCTGAACTAAACCTCAAGGAGTAATTACATGTCCCTCAAGATTCGTCTCGCCCGCGGTGGTTCCAAGAAGCGCCCGTACTACCAGATCGTCGTTGCTGACGCCCGCGCTCCGCGCGACGGCCGCTTCCTGGAGAAGGTCGGTTCCTGGAACCCGATGCTCGGCAAGGACAACGAAAAGCGCGTTGAACTCAACGCTGACCTGATCAAGGAATGGATTGCCAAGGGCGCCCAGCCGACAGACCGCGTTCTGCGCTTCCTCGCTGAGGCCGGCCTGGCCGAACGCGCTGTTCGCAGCAACCCGGACAAGGCAAAGCCGGGCAAGAAGGCCCAGGAACGCGCTGCCGAGAAGGCACAGAAGGCTGCCGACGCCGCGGCCGCTGCTGCAGAAGCCGCTGCGGAATAATCGATCTTGGATCGTTGCAGGCGGGCGGTGGGTCTCCCACCGCCCGTTTTTGCGTTTTCTTTGCCCTTGGTTCCGCCTAAAAGGGTGGAGCGAAGAGAACATGTTTCAGGACTGCATATCGCCATGAGCACGCTGGAAAATCCGATACTGATGGCCGTCATCGGCGCCGCCCAGGGCCTGCGCGGCGAAGTGCGGGTAAAGACCTTCACCGAAGATCAACTTGGGCTGGCTGATTACGGCGTCCTCTACAGTGCCGATGGCCGCAAATTCGAGATCCTCGACATTCGCGACGGCAAGACCGTAGCCATTGTCCGGTTCCGTGGCATCAACGACCGCAACGCGGCAGAAGCGCTGAACGGCACCGAACTCTTCGTCAACAGGGACGCGTTGCCCGACGAGGATCTCGACGATGACGAGTTTTACTATGCCGACTTGGAAGGCCTCCAAGTCTATGACGCCGAGAACAACCATTACGGCGCAGTCACTGCGGTTTATGATTTTGGCGCCGGCGACCTTCTGGAGCTGAAAGGCCCCGGTAAGCGCCCTGTTCTCATTCCCTTCTCCGAAGCGGCCGTCCTTGAGATCGATCTCGAAGGTGGACGCCTGCTGGTCGATCCCATCGCAGCTGGCCTAAAGGACGATGGCGAGGAGAAGCCCTATGGCGCCGGTGGAGGAATGCCGCGCCCGAATGGGCGTCGCTGACCCATGGGTTTCAAGGCTTCGATCCTGACGCTCTATCCGGACATGTTTCCTGGTCATCTGGGCCATGCTCTCGCGGGACGCGCGCTTGAGCGCGGCGACTGGTCGCTGGAAGCCGTGCAAATCCGCGACTTCGCCGAAGACAAGCATCGAAGCGTCGATGATACCCCCTCCGGCGGCGGCGCCGGCATGGTCCTTAAGCCCGATGTTCTCGCGCGCGCCATTGATTCCATAGCCGACGATGGAAGACCTCGGCTGCTGATGAGCCCGCGCGGTTGTCCGCTCACGCAAGAACGAGTCCGCGCCCTTGGCGCTGGCGAGGGGGTGGTAATCGTCTGTGGCCGTTTCGAAGGTGTCGATCAACGCGTAATTGACGCGCGCCAGTTGGAAGAGGTGTCGGTCGGCGATTATATCCTCTCCGGCGGTGAACCGGCGGCCTTGACCCTTCTCGATGCCGTCGTGCGCATCCTCCCCGGCGTGATGGGTAACCAGCTTTCCGGCGTGCATGAGAGCTTCGAGGGCGGATTGCTGGAACACCCGCAATACACCCGGCCCCAAATCTTCGAGGGCATGGAGATCCCGCAGATCCTCATGTCGGGTAATCACGCGGCCATCGAGAAGTGGCGTCATGAACAGGCTGTTGTCCTGACGCGCGAAAGGCGTCCCGATCTTTTGCCTATTCAGCCGGTGAAGAAGTAATAGGCGGCGAGCCCGAGCCCTGCAGCCACCACCACCCAACGCAGCACGGTCTGCGGCACCTTCTTGGCGACGGCCACCCCGGCATAACCACCCACTGCCACGGCCGGAATCATGATGGCGGCATGCAGCCATGACAGCGCACCGGCGCTCGCAAAGATGACGATGGCGACGGCCGCAATGACGATCGACAGGAAGTTCTTTAACGCATTCAGCCGGTGATAGTCGCCACCGCTGGCCAAACCAAGCGAGGCCAGCATCATGATGCCCATCCCCGCTCCGAAAAATCCGCCGTAAAAGGATGTGATGCCTTGCAGACCCAGCCCCAGCGGGCTTGCCGCATGGCTTTCGCCCTGTGTTTTCGGCCGCAGCTTCGGACCGGCTGCGAAAACCGCAGTCGCGCCGAGCAGAAGCCAGGGCACCATCGAGCGGAAAGCCGGGTTTGACAGCGAAATGAGGAAAAGGGAACCGCAGACAGCACCTATGACCGAAACAATGGCCAGGAGGACAGCACCGCGCCACATGGTCTTGAACTCACGCCTGTAAGCCAAAGTCGAGGTGATGTAGCCGGGAAACTGGATGACCGACGAAGTCGCATTGGCTGAGATCGGAGGCAGTCCGGCCAAGGTGAGGGCACCGAAGGTAAGAAACGTCCCCCCGCCTGCGATCGCGTTGACAGCACCGGACAAGAACCCGGCGACGAACAGAATGGCGATCAGGGCAATGGACATGTAGGCTTTGTCTCCAACATTGAGGCCGTCTTACGGAGAGCACCCTGCCCAGGACGGGCGCAACGCCCTGTGCAGCAAGAGAAATTGCGTGACCAAGGGGTGACAAGCCGCCCGCCATAGTGTAATGGCGCCTTCGGACATGGGCACAAGCCCGTCTGCCAAAACAAAGAACTGCGTATCCGCTCCAGCCTCTCGAGGCAAGATCCCAAGGCAATGACCCAAGGGATGATCGTTGAGCGCTCTGGCTGTTTCAGAAGAAATTGAGGTTAGACATGAACATCATTCAGCAGCTGGAAGCCGAACAGGCCGCCAAGATCGAAGCCAAGCGCAAACTTCCGGATTTCTCCCCGGGCGACACGCTGCGCGTCAACGTCACCGTCAAGGAAGGCAACCGTACTCGCGTGCAGGCCTATGAAGGCGTTTGCATCGCTCGTTCGGGTGCCGGCATCAACGAGAGCTTCACGGTTCGCAAGATCTCCTACGGCGAAGGCGTCGAGCGCGTATTCCCGGTCTACTCGCCGCTCGTCGAAGGCGTCGAAATTGTCCGCCGCGGTAAGGTCCGTCGCGCCAAGCTGTACTACCTGCGCGATCGTCGCGGTAAGTCGGCTCGTATCGTTGAGAACACCGGCACCCGCGCCCGCAAGCTGAACGACGCCGAACGCGCCGCTGTTGCCGAAGAAAAGGCACGTCTGGAAGCTGAGAAGGTCGCAGCAGCACAGGCTCTGGCCGCCGAAAAGGCAGCAGCCGAAGCCGCTGAAAAGGCCGCTGCCGCAGAAGCCGCTGCCGCTGCAGAAACCTCGGCTGAATAAGCTGATCTGGGCGGATCGTCCGCCCTTTCAAACTCTTTGCGAAGGCCCGGCTCTGTCCGGGCCTTTTGCGTTTCTGTAAATAATGAGGATTTGAGGGTTTGCCTCAGAGGCTGACACTGATTGCTCCGCCGGCCACAATCAGGCAAGCCAGCAGCCGCCGGAGCGTCAAAGGCTCACCAAGGACGAGAGCCCCGATCAAGACGGCAAAGACCACGCTTGTTTCGCGCACCGCCGTAACAAGACCGGCCGGAGCATAAGCGTAGGCGACGACAACCAAACCATAGGCCAGCATGGCGACAACACCGCCACCGGCCGCCTTCCAGGTGGCCGGTGCACGCAGGTCGATGCTCAGCCCGCGACGGGTGACGATATAGGCGAGCGTGATCATGATACCGAAGAGAAAGAGCACCCAGAGCGCATAGGAAACCGGCTGGGCGACCAGCTTCACACCACGGGAATCGACCGTGGAATAACAAGCGATGATCAACCCGGTGGTCAGCGCAAACAGGATCGATGAGGTCGCGGCCCGCGTCTTGCCCAGCGACAGGCTCATGATGCCGGCCGCGATCAGC includes these proteins:
- the rplS gene encoding 50S ribosomal protein L19; the encoded protein is MNIIQQLEAEQAAKIEAKRKLPDFSPGDTLRVNVTVKEGNRTRVQAYEGVCIARSGAGINESFTVRKISYGEGVERVFPVYSPLVEGVEIVRRGKVRRAKLYYLRDRRGKSARIVENTGTRARKLNDAERAAVAEEKARLEAEKVAAAQALAAEKAAAEAAEKAAAAEAAAAAETSAE
- a CDS encoding sulfite exporter TauE/SafE family protein, which gives rise to MSIALIAILFVAGFLSGAVNAIAGGGTFLTFGALTLAGLPPISANATSSVIQFPGYITSTLAYRREFKTMWRGAVLLAIVSVIGAVCGSLFLISLSNPAFRSMVPWLLLGATAVFAAGPKLRPKTQGESHAASPLGLGLQGITSFYGGFFGAGMGIMMLASLGLASGGDYHRLNALKNFLSIVIAAVAIVIFASAGALSWLHAAIMIPAVAVGGYAGVAVAKKVPQTVLRWVVVAAGLGLAAYYFFTG
- a CDS encoding DMT family transporter encodes the protein MSIVAVCLALIAAILHASWNAFLRTGADRLWSITIMSLAGSIITLPFLFALPFPAAPAWPYILLSACLQVGYSLFLVAAYRHGELGQVYPIVRGTVPLLVTLGGFLFFGEVLGPFQTLGVVLIAAGIMSLSLGKTRAATSSILFALTTGLIIACYSTVDSRGVKLVAQPVSYALWVLFLFGIMITLAYIVTRRGLSIDLRAPATWKAAGGGVVAMLAYGLVVVAYAYAPAGLVTAVRETSVVFAVLIGALVLGEPLTLRRLLACLIVAGGAISVSL
- the trmD gene encoding tRNA (guanosine(37)-N1)-methyltransferase TrmD, which translates into the protein MGFKASILTLYPDMFPGHLGHALAGRALERGDWSLEAVQIRDFAEDKHRSVDDTPSGGGAGMVLKPDVLARAIDSIADDGRPRLLMSPRGCPLTQERVRALGAGEGVVIVCGRFEGVDQRVIDARQLEEVSVGDYILSGGEPAALTLLDAVVRILPGVMGNQLSGVHESFEGGLLEHPQYTRPQIFEGMEIPQILMSGNHAAIEKWRHEQAVVLTRERRPDLLPIQPVKK